In one window of Candidatus Paceibacterota bacterium DNA:
- a CDS encoding ABC transporter substrate-binding protein — protein sequence MNCEGHEALLWTHRKTLSCLFTVGMSLLGVVGCSKSSNNSNETSVSNGPSQSATIGVQTLKIGVVLPYEGRFAGFGEEGKQGIDLAVQQAQDELGKRLQLSVNYEDSKGDAADAVRAFRKLADQTRVDAVIGEVLSANTLAIAPLAQELKVPLVVPASTAAGITKAGNFVMRVCFLDPEQGSAMASFARNDLKLSRVALLYEKGNDYSAGLAKAFQSAFTALGGRIVGESFLRGEDVDVRAQLVQIRDWQPEAVFLPMEYPTAGQVLKQAASVGLKIQFLGGDAWSSPELFKIGGDAVNGSYITGHFASDSTNAVVQNFVAGFKKRYGVLPSTMAALSYDAARITIDAALRAKGTSSEKLRDALFATRNYPGVTGKITVRPNGDADKDIMIMRVQDKKFDYVGTSKAAD from the coding sequence ATGAATTGCGAAGGTCACGAAGCTCTCCTCTGGACGCACAGGAAGACCCTGTCGTGTTTGTTCACGGTCGGAATGTCCCTTCTTGGAGTAGTTGGGTGCTCCAAATCCTCCAACAATTCAAACGAAACCTCAGTTTCGAATGGCCCTTCTCAGTCAGCAACCATCGGGGTACAAACCCTGAAAATAGGCGTTGTTCTCCCTTATGAGGGGCGGTTTGCAGGATTTGGTGAGGAGGGTAAGCAGGGGATCGATCTCGCTGTCCAGCAAGCGCAAGATGAGCTTGGGAAGCGGCTGCAGCTTTCGGTGAACTATGAGGACTCGAAGGGGGATGCTGCGGACGCCGTTCGCGCTTTCAGAAAGCTGGCGGATCAGACGCGGGTGGACGCTGTCATCGGCGAGGTCCTCAGCGCCAATACGCTGGCCATTGCGCCACTTGCGCAGGAGCTCAAGGTGCCTCTTGTGGTCCCTGCTTCGACAGCGGCTGGCATAACGAAAGCGGGAAATTTCGTGATGCGAGTTTGCTTCCTGGATCCCGAACAGGGCAGCGCCATGGCGAGTTTTGCCCGAAACGACCTCAAGCTGTCCCGGGTGGCCTTGTTATATGAAAAGGGCAATGATTACAGCGCCGGGCTCGCCAAGGCTTTCCAGAGTGCTTTTACGGCACTCGGTGGCAGAATTGTGGGGGAGTCGTTCCTCCGAGGTGAGGATGTTGATGTCCGAGCCCAGTTGGTGCAGATCCGCGACTGGCAGCCAGAGGCCGTATTCTTGCCGATGGAATACCCGACTGCGGGTCAGGTTCTAAAGCAGGCCGCGTCCGTAGGGCTAAAAATTCAATTCCTCGGTGGCGATGCATGGAGTTCGCCTGAGCTGTTCAAGATCGGAGGAGATGCGGTAAACGGATCCTACATCACAGGGCATTTCGCCTCCGACAGCACGAATGCCGTGGTGCAGAATTTCGTTGCCGGTTTCAAGAAGAGGTACGGGGTTCTTCCCTCGACCATGGCGGCACTCAGCTATGACGCGGCGCGGATCACTATTGATGCCGCTCTCCGTGCAAAAGGCACGTCATCAGAGAAATTGCGCGATGCTCTGTTCGCCACTCGAAACTACCCGGGAGTCACCGGCAAAATAACAGTGAGGCCGAATGGCGATGCCGACAAGGATATCATGATAATGAGGGTGCAAGACAAGAAGTTCGATTACGTCGGAACTTCCAAGGCCGCGGATTGA